The nucleotide window CACAGAGGTCCGGTGCATGGATCCCACGCCCGCCCCCAGCGGCCTCGCCATGACCTGCAGGCTGGGCCGCTTCCTACTCCAGAGGTCCCAGGTGAGTTCCCTGCTGGAGGCCGGCCCCGCCCAGGCCGCGCCCAAGACCTGCTCAGGCTGCCCATCCACAGGGCCTTGCTGTTGTGGAGGCGCTCATGTGTTTTCTTTCCGTGGAACCAGGTCAACTTTTCAATAACTTGGCAACTAGACGAAAGAAAATTCCCCAACGACACCGCAGAAATTGCCATTCTGGTCACCAAGTAAGTGCGGGCCGGGGCCACCGTCGGGCTGAGGCCGGCCCGCTCCTTTCGCCAGCTCCCTGGTTGTCCTGGATTCGGCACTTCCCCCCGCGGGCCTCAAGAGGGTGCTGGTGCCCGCCAGGAGCTCTCCAGGCCTTTTAGAAGACTCCTTAGCAGGCCCTCCTCTGGGGGTCGCACCCCTTCCTTCCCTGcctaaaatgggggggggggggagcgccCCTGTCTGCTCACAGGGAAGTCCTGCCAGCTGCCCCTTCGCCTGAGGCCTTCCCTTTCTTAGTGCCAATGGTCAGCCCCCGCTGAGTGAGAGGCTGGAGCTGCGGGTCAAACATGCCCTGGCGGTGGTTCTCGACAAGTAAGTGGGGCTGCGGGCACTGGCAGGGAGACGGCAGTCAGGGGACCAGGCTGGCAGAGCAGAAACGGGCCCACTCTTAGAAATGACCGAGGTGAGCCTCCCAAAGGGCCAACGTTTTAGCTGGACCTGGAGGCTCGCCCTTCCTCCTTCTGGCTGTTCCTCGAACTCATAGCCCCTGGGGATCCCAGAAGCCCCAAGTCCTGACTTGTTGACTGGAGAAAGATGGGTTTGGCGCAGGAGGCCAAGTTCATTTAGAGCTCGGCTCTCTGACCGCGACCTCTGTGTCCCCTGCAGACCCCCAGTGATGTATGTGGACACGCGCCCGAGGCTCTGGGAGCACCAGGAACTCCAGTTTAACGTAGGTGTCCACGGACCGCGTCGGCCCAACCGCTGACTGCACGGGCCCGAGCCTCTCTTCTCTGTTTGCTTGGCAGGTCCGTGGGGAAAACCCCTTTGGAGCCGAGCTGGAGCTACGGATCTGTGTGCCGGCCAAAAGGCAAGGCCGAGACATCCTGAAGCTAAAGAACATCACGGCGATGCAGGTACCCACTTGACACTTCCAGGAGGGCCATTCTGGCTGGGGGTGGGAGCCTCAACGTGGGCTAGAGAAAGAGCCGGACATTCGGACGAGGGGCCACGTGGCACCCAGGAAAACACGAGGGACTGAATCCAAGGTTCTAATATTTGGGGGCAGTTTTTGTTCGCCTTTGGAAACTGGTGGCCCTGCCCCAGGTGTCTCGGGCTTCCTCTGCTTTGGGGCTAGGGCTGTCCTGGGACCTGCTCCTGCCTTTGTCCCCGTCCCTGGCATCACCTACCCTACCCCACCCTTCCACCTGCCCCGGGGGCCCTGGCAGCCTCCTTTCTCACCTACCTATGCCAATCTGCTGGGTGCTTTAAGTGCCTCAAAGATCAGGACTGAAAATgtaggaaataagcatttatagaaggGATTCCTCCAAGAGTTTAGTCGTCCCGAGGCCGAGGAGGGACCCAAAACGGCCATCAGCGTGTGCGTGTCCCAGCTGAAGTTCTCTCCAGACGCTTTTCTGGCTCAGGCCGGTGCCCAGGAGTTCGGCTGTCACCGGAACAGGCTGTGCTTGTGCAGCAGCTCTGTGGCCGAGTCGAAGGCCAGCACGGACTGGTAGAAGGCCTCGATCTGCCGCTTGACCTGCCGCATGGCTGCAGAGCTGGCTTTCCTCTTAAAGGTCGTCTCCCTCAGAAGCTTGTCGGCCAGGTAGTGGAGCCAGAGCACGTTGCTGTAGGGCTCGTAATGGGCCCAGCGGTTGCGGGTGCGCTTCTTCATGAGTCTATAGATGTCAAACTGGTAGTCCCCCTCCCCCTGGAAGAGCTCCTGCTCCTGGGAAATGTCACAGAAGACCACCAGGCCATCCTTCTCCAGCCGGGACAGCGTGTAGTCTATGATGTTCACGTGGATGCCGTGGGTGGCGATGGTGGCTGCCTGGCCATTGAGCGTGTAGCCCAGCTCCTTGGCGCTCGTCCTCTTGACCAGCACGTTGCCCCAGTGCAAGTCCCGATGCTCGAAGTGGAGGGCGGCCTCGGCGACGGCCAGTGCCGCAGTGACCTGGTGCAGCAGGCTCTTGGCCGCCGCTACAGAGGGCAGCTGCTTGCGCATGTGCTCCAGGTCGACACCCCCGAACTCGAACTCGAGCACCACGTAGAGCTGCTCATTGCCAAAGAAGTCGGGGCGCTCGTTGTCGGAGCCCCGCAGGCGGTGGAAGGCGTCCCAAGCCTGGAGCAGCAGGTCTGGGTAGGAGCCCCGCACACAGCGGGAGGCATACAGAGCAATGAAGCCCTCGGTGCGGTGGAGGGGCTCCTCGGCCAGGAGGCTCAGCTCTTTGGAGATGATGATCTCGGCCAGGATCTCCCCGAAGGATTTCTGGGGGCTTCCGTTCACCAGCTGGGCGCCCTCAATGGCGATAACCTTCAGAGCTGTGGTGCGGCCGGCCAACACAGCCCGGAACACCTCCCCAAACACGCCCTCCCCGATCTTTTCGCAGCTTTGGATCCGGTGGGGGGCCAAGTAGAGGTCGAAGGCCAGCGGGCCCTCCTGCTGGCACTCCTGGTAAACCTTGTCTGCATCGGACAGCACCGAGTCCTGGGCAGGGCTGGGGGCCAAGGCAGCTGCTGGCAGGGCGGGGTTGGGAGTCAGCAGGTACAGGGAAGAGGAGTGCCAGGGGGCGCTGCCTGGGGTGCCAGGGGCATCCAAGAGCACGAAGCTGCTGTCCGGTGTGCCAGGGGGCTGCAGCTCGGCCACCACCTTCCTCTTGTGGAAGGACAGTGAGGCCCGGGCCCGGAAGCGCCTAGGTCCAGCCCCTGCCCAGCGGGCGGAGCTGCAGCCACTGATGCACGCCTTGCGGGCGATGGTGTCAGGGGGCGCCCTGCGGGGCCGCTCCTGGTCCCGGGGGAGCCGGGCTGCCCTCCTGCGGGGGCGCCTCCTGGCCGGGGCTGGGGCGGGGCTGAAGAGGGAGGCGCTGGTGCCCAGGCCAGCTGGAGCGGGGCTGAGATTACGAACGGGGCTGAGGTCGGCCAGGACGCTCCTGACCAGGCAGCTGCTGGGGCTGTGGAGGCCAGGGCggggctccggctccggctccttCTCCTCCGGGCCCTGGCCCGGGGTGCTGCACAGCGGGGGGCCAGGCCGCCGGCCCCGCGAGCGGAGTTTCCACGACCGCTCGGTCACAAAGGGGTGCGGCCGGTTCTCCTTGGCCGCAGCGGCCTCCGctgcctcctcttcttcctcctccaggtCCTCGCGGGGCGCCTTGGCCCGCAGCCGCAGCCGCCGCCGTCGCCCCTGCCGGCTCGCCCCCGGGTCGCCCCAAGCGGGCCCCGGCTCGAAGTCGGGGTCCGACTCCGGCGCGGAGGTGGGGCTGCTGCAGCCGCTGGCGGGCTCGCAGCCAGGACTGCCGGCGCTCAGGCCACTGCCGCTGCTGCTGGAGAAGAGACGCCGGCGCTCGCGGGGCGGGGAGAACCAGGGCGCCGCTGCCACCCGGGACCGCGCCCCGCGCCCGAGGCCCCGTCGCCTtctcccgccgccgccgccgccacccaGGCCGCCGTACGTTCGGAGAAGCCGGACCTGCGACCGCGGGGCCAGGGTCGCCGCCATAGCGCCTGCTGCCCAACGTCCGCCCAGCGCGCGCCCAACGGCCGGGACTGCGCACGCGCCCGCAAgcgggggggggcggggagaggcGCGTCGCTGCTCTACTTCCCTAAGCAAAGTTTCTAGTTTGCCTCTCTTGTGCCGGGTGCATACGCGCTTCCTGGATCGCCCCACTGCGCCTGCGCTAACTGGCCAAAGCTCTGGTTTGGCGCGCACTGGCAGGAAGGGCCTTCGGCTTCCCGCTGGCGCTAGGCGCGCCCCAACAGGCATGCGCCTTAACGTGGTCTCCGCAGCCTAGAGGCGGAGCCAGAGGCGTGCCTAACCGAGATGTTTTCCTCGCTTTCCTTCTCTTCAGGCCTGTTCTACGTGCAGCTTGGAAGGAGGGTGCGAGCTCCGCTGCCCAGAAGGGCCCCCAGTCGAGGTGAGTCAGCCAGGATGCCCGAGATCCCCGCCTCCTTCTCTGGACCCAGGGGGCGTGGCTTCCAGCTTTCAGAACCCGGCCCAGTCCTCCTTTTAAGGCCCCGCCCCAGAGGCGTGGCCTCCCCGGAGGACCTCCCCAGCCTGGCCTTCCAAAGGCTTCCGGTCCCCGGGGTGGGAGTCCTAGGCGTTGCCACTTGACCACCTGTGTGTCTGGGGCTTCGGGCAGGACCTGCAGTGGCTGCGGCTGCGCTGCGCACTGCCCTCGGTCCCCTCGGCGGTGAAGCTGGAGGTCGAGCTGTCCCCACAGGTAGGACAGGTGGGGAAGGGGGCGGGTGAGGCGGCACCGAGGGGCGCCCCTGCCCGGCTGCCTGATCCCCGCTTCCCCACCGCAGCTCCCAGGGGTCCTGACCGAGCTGCACGTCCCCGCCGAGATCTCCTTCCACAAGACGCTGTACGAGAGCGCGCTGCCGGCCAGCTGCTGCCGGACCCGGGTAGGGCCGAGAAGCCTCTTCCCACACCTGGGCTCCCTGCAGGGCGCAACTGGACCGGTGGGAGGCGGCAGGGGCACGCCGAACCCCTGGGGAGATCCAGCTAGTGAGGCCCGGGAGAGCTCATCCGTGGGAGGCCGGCCTTCCGTGACTCCTGGCCCCGTGGTGCCCGGTCTCTTCTAGGCCACTGTTGTCCTGCTCCGGGCCCCCCACGCCCAGGCCTTGCCCATCATCCTAGGAAGCAGCGGGGGCGGACTTCTGCTCTTGGTTGGGATCGTGGCTCTTCTTTGGAAGGTGAGCCGTGGGCTCTGCTCCTTGGGCCCGCCCGCGCCTAAGCACCACCTGCGGtgtgcgcccccccccccagcctcccGTGGGGGCTGGCCGGAAGCCGGGCGGAGCTGGGTCTTGGTGGCCAGTGGGCCTTCGTCTGGGGGGGGGGCCACGGGCATCTGAAGAGTTTCCAGGAGCCCCAATGAACGTTTGGACCACGATGGGGGCCGCATCATTCTGGAATCCGTGGGGTGAGATGTTGCCAGCCTTAATTCAAGTCAGAGGCCAAGCAGGGCCAAGATGGGTGGCCTTCTGGGGGTGCCCAGTGGTTCTCTTTGGCCTGACccagccactcccctcccctgtctcccatgcctggtgGTGTTTCCCCGGGAAAGCGGGCCCCAGAGTGCTCAGAAACCCTTCTGGCTCTGAGAGCTCCTCGGCTGCCCCTTGCTGAGAGGCTGGAGAAAGCCAGTGCCTTTGGTTGTCGCCCTCTTTCCTGTGGAAGGGGCGGCGGGGCTCTGCCGTCCCTGGTGGGGCTGGGTGCCCAGGCTGGCTTCGGGGTCCCTCCTGGGGAGCCCCCAtgctctcccctcccagagagcagggtcctctgccGGCATCCTCCGCCTGTGGAAGGAGCCCTGGAGGGTGCGTCGTGTCTGACCACGCTTTGC belongs to Monodelphis domestica isolate mMonDom1 chromosome 8, mMonDom1.pri, whole genome shotgun sequence and includes:
- the HASPIN gene encoding serine/threonine-protein kinase haspin — translated: MAATLAPRSQVRLLRTYGGLGGGGGGGRRRRGLGRGARSRVAAAPWFSPPRERRRLFSSSSGSGLSAGSPGCEPASGCSSPTSAPESDPDFEPGPAWGDPGASRQGRRRRLRLRAKAPREDLEEEEEEAAEAAAAKENRPHPFVTERSWKLRSRGRRPGPPLCSTPGQGPEEKEPEPEPRPGLHSPSSCLVRSVLADLSPVRNLSPAPAGLGTSASLFSPAPAPARRRPRRRAARLPRDQERPRRAPPDTIARKACISGCSSARWAGAGPRRFRARASLSFHKRKVVAELQPPGTPDSSFVLLDAPGTPGSAPWHSSSLYLLTPNPALPAAALAPSPAQDSVLSDADKVYQECQQEGPLAFDLYLAPHRIQSCEKIGEGVFGEVFRAVLAGRTTALKVIAIEGAQLVNGSPQKSFGEILAEIIISKELSLLAEEPLHRTEGFIALYASRCVRGSYPDLLLQAWDAFHRLRGSDNERPDFFGNEQLYVVLEFEFGGVDLEHMRKQLPSVAAAKSLLHQVTAALAVAEAALHFEHRDLHWGNVLVKRTSAKELGYTLNGQAATIATHGIHVNIIDYTLSRLEKDGLVVFCDISQEQELFQGEGDYQFDIYRLMKKRTRNRWAHYEPYSNVLWLHYLADKLLRETTFKRKASSAAMRQVKRQIEAFYQSVLAFDSATELLHKHSLFR